In Parasteatoda tepidariorum isolate YZ-2023 chromosome 2, CAS_Ptep_4.0, whole genome shotgun sequence, one DNA window encodes the following:
- the LOC107454582 gene encoding DNA repair protein SWI5 homolog isoform X1: MSSTPKQRRFRSSLKKYTGNLLKLILRFSTPSPSSAFKSPLLNKVEKKVDLENENISLEELKKSTLEMWQKSEDMKQEIAKLENEGCSEDQYKWYIDKLHEYNEVKDAAQIVMGQIAIIEETTVKKIHEQFGMTEND, from the exons ATGTCATCCACTCCAAAACAACGCCGGTTTCGTAGTTCTCTTAA GAAGTATACAGGCAACTTACTAAAGCTTATTCTGAG gtTCTCAACTCCATCACCCTCATCAGCATTTAAAAGTCCTTTACTCAATAAAgta gaaaaaaaagttgatttagaaaatgaaaatatttctttagaggAATTGAAAAAATCAACTCTGGAAATGTGGCAAAAAAGTGAAGATATGAAACAAGAAATTGCAAAGCTAGAAAATGA GGGCTGTTCAGAGGATCAATATAAATGGTATATTGATAAATTACATGAATATAACGAAGTTAAAGATGCTGCTCAAATAGTCATGGGACAAATTG CAATTATTGAAGAAACAACAGTGAAAAAGATCCATGAACAATTCGGCATGACAGAAAATGATTAA
- the LOC107454582 gene encoding DNA repair protein SWI5 homolog isoform X2, whose translation MSSTPKQRRFRSSLKFSTPSPSSAFKSPLLNKVEKKVDLENENISLEELKKSTLEMWQKSEDMKQEIAKLENEGCSEDQYKWYIDKLHEYNEVKDAAQIVMGQIAIIEETTVKKIHEQFGMTEND comes from the exons ATGTCATCCACTCCAAAACAACGCCGGTTTCGTAGTTCTCTTAA gtTCTCAACTCCATCACCCTCATCAGCATTTAAAAGTCCTTTACTCAATAAAgta gaaaaaaaagttgatttagaaaatgaaaatatttctttagaggAATTGAAAAAATCAACTCTGGAAATGTGGCAAAAAAGTGAAGATATGAAACAAGAAATTGCAAAGCTAGAAAATGA GGGCTGTTCAGAGGATCAATATAAATGGTATATTGATAAATTACATGAATATAACGAAGTTAAAGATGCTGCTCAAATAGTCATGGGACAAATTG CAATTATTGAAGAAACAACAGTGAAAAAGATCCATGAACAATTCGGCATGACAGAAAATGATTAA